In bacterium YEK0313, one genomic interval encodes:
- a CDS encoding enterobactin exporter EntS, which yields MTAPTSPHAFTRLLITSAFVQMADQIALAALPVTALLVLGAGPGLVGALVAAQTAAWLIVSLPAGVIVDRLPRRTVLAGALSVSLAAAMAATLAAAAGSVPLLALAAFLAAAGTVTFVLVQISLVPSLVGPAELPKANARTELARAAAVAAAPFIVGLLAERVSPMAGYPLAAALACGALIAGTRLALPAASAPAAAKPPVLAAIAEGGRFVVRDALLRAIGLCAIFWNFAFIALTAIFVPFALARLGTDVAGAGLAIGAAGFGMIAGAITAPAIFAKVEPRAVLMFGPASSIVGAVMLLAAPTYGGLPAAILAFALIGFGPMLWSVMQTSVRQLVTPPGLMGRVTATIQVAVYGVRPLGALAGGTVGQIFGLDAAMLLVAVAFALSALVSVASPLASLRAMPAPAAA from the coding sequence ATGACCGCGCCGACATCACCTCACGCCTTCACCCGCCTCCTGATCACCTCGGCCTTCGTGCAGATGGCCGATCAGATCGCACTGGCCGCCCTGCCAGTCACCGCGCTGCTGGTGCTCGGCGCCGGCCCCGGCCTCGTCGGGGCGCTCGTCGCGGCGCAGACGGCGGCCTGGCTCATCGTCTCGTTGCCGGCCGGCGTCATCGTCGATCGCCTGCCGCGCCGGACCGTGCTCGCCGGTGCGCTCTCGGTCAGTCTCGCCGCGGCCATGGCCGCCACGCTCGCCGCCGCCGCGGGCAGCGTGCCGCTCCTGGCGCTCGCGGCCTTCCTCGCCGCCGCCGGCACGGTCACCTTCGTGCTGGTGCAGATCAGCCTCGTCCCCTCCCTGGTCGGGCCGGCCGAGCTGCCGAAGGCCAATGCGCGCACCGAGCTTGCGCGCGCCGCGGCGGTCGCAGCCGCGCCGTTCATCGTCGGCCTGCTCGCCGAACGGGTCTCCCCCATGGCGGGCTATCCCCTGGCCGCCGCGCTCGCCTGCGGCGCACTCATCGCCGGAACCCGCCTCGCCTTGCCTGCCGCGTCGGCGCCGGCCGCGGCGAAGCCGCCCGTGCTCGCCGCCATCGCCGAAGGCGGGCGCTTCGTCGTCCGCGACGCGCTGCTGCGCGCCATCGGCCTCTGCGCGATCTTCTGGAACTTCGCCTTCATCGCCCTCACCGCGATCTTCGTGCCCTTCGCACTGGCAAGACTCGGCACCGACGTCGCCGGCGCCGGCCTTGCGATCGGCGCAGCCGGGTTCGGCATGATCGCCGGGGCGATCACCGCACCGGCCATCTTCGCGAAGGTCGAACCGCGTGCCGTGCTGATGTTTGGTCCCGCCTCCTCCATTGTCGGCGCCGTCATGCTGCTTGCGGCTCCGACCTACGGCGGGCTGCCGGCCGCCATTCTCGCCTTCGCCCTCATCGGCTTCGGCCCGATGCTCTGGTCGGTGATGCAGACCTCGGTGCGCCAGCTCGTGACGCCGCCCGGCCTGATGGGCCGGGTCACCGCCACGATCCAGGTCGCGGTCTACGGCGTGCGGCCGCTCGGCGCGCTCGCCGGCGGCACGGTCGGCCAGATCTTCGGGCTCGACGCGGCCATGCTGCTGGTCGCTGTCGCCTTCGCGCTGTCGGCGCTGGTGTCCGTCGCCTCCCCGCTCGCCAGCCTCAGGGCCATGCCGGCGCCCGCCGCTGCCTGA
- the paaZ_1 gene encoding Bifunctional protein PaaZ, with protein sequence MPAAIDHARLPTLGHGFFWQDLAVGQTFKTFRRTITEADLVGFIGVTGMAEAIFIDAAYEHGAIAGRPVPGALTYAIIEGFILQSMIQGTGLAMLELAQTIHAPVKVGDSVWATVAVTEIRPTSKANRAVVTSLIAVFNQREEPVMTYTAKRLLAGRPAA encoded by the coding sequence ATGCCCGCCGCCATCGACCATGCCCGCCTGCCGACGCTCGGACACGGCTTCTTCTGGCAGGATCTCGCGGTCGGGCAGACGTTCAAGACCTTCCGCCGCACCATCACGGAAGCGGATCTGGTCGGCTTCATCGGCGTGACCGGCATGGCCGAAGCCATCTTCATCGACGCCGCCTATGAGCACGGCGCGATCGCCGGCCGCCCCGTACCCGGCGCGCTGACCTATGCGATCATCGAGGGGTTCATCCTGCAGTCGATGATCCAGGGCACCGGGCTCGCCATGCTCGAACTCGCCCAGACCATCCATGCGCCGGTCAAGGTCGGCGACAGCGTCTGGGCCACCGTCGCGGTGACCGAGATCCGCCCGACCTCCAAGGCCAATCGCGCTGTCGTCACCTCGCTCATCGCGGTGTTCAATCAGCGCGAGGAGCCGGTCATGACCTATACTGCCAAGCGCCTTCTCGCCGGTCGCCCTGCGGCATGA
- a CDS encoding alpha/beta hydrolase fold protein → MSAPDLEAEYNNRARVPDHPETMQRWAREAAAYRAEAAGALVDQAYGAGERQRYDLFRAAQPHSGAPLALFIHGGYWQALDKSWFSQMARGANAHGLDVAVMSYDLCPAVTVGDIVGEAVACVRTLRERHGRRILPFGHSAGGHLTACLAATDWAALGEPADLIAGALPISGLFHLAPLVPTSINKALGLDAASAASLSPLTWTPPRGLGVTAVVGGAEAPEYLRQTRSLVELWAVMGARTRAIAVDGANHFTVVLPFADPQAELTRELVALAG, encoded by the coding sequence GTGTCCGCGCCCGACCTGGAAGCCGAATACAACAATCGGGCGCGCGTGCCCGATCACCCGGAGACGATGCAGCGCTGGGCGCGCGAGGCGGCCGCCTATCGCGCGGAAGCCGCCGGCGCGCTGGTGGACCAGGCCTACGGCGCGGGCGAGCGTCAGCGTTATGACCTGTTCCGCGCGGCTCAACCGCACTCCGGTGCGCCGCTGGCGCTGTTCATTCATGGCGGCTACTGGCAGGCGCTCGACAAGAGCTGGTTCAGCCAGATGGCGCGCGGCGCCAATGCCCATGGCCTCGACGTCGCGGTCATGAGCTATGACCTTTGCCCGGCGGTGACGGTCGGCGACATTGTCGGCGAGGCCGTCGCCTGCGTGCGGACGCTGCGCGAGCGCCACGGCCGGCGGATCCTGCCCTTCGGCCATTCGGCCGGCGGCCACCTGACGGCCTGCCTTGCCGCCACCGATTGGGCGGCGCTCGGCGAGCCCGCCGACCTGATCGCCGGGGCCCTGCCGATTTCCGGCCTGTTTCATCTCGCGCCGCTCGTGCCGACCAGCATCAACAAGGCCCTGGGGCTCGACGCGGCGAGCGCCGCCAGCCTGTCGCCGCTGACCTGGACGCCGCCGCGCGGGCTCGGCGTGACCGCGGTCGTCGGCGGCGCCGAGGCACCCGAATATCTGCGCCAGACCAGGAGCCTCGTCGAGCTCTGGGCGGTCATGGGGGCAAGGACGCGCGCGATCGCTGTGGACGGCGCCAACCATTTCACGGTGGTCCTGCCGTTTGCCGACCCGCAGGCCGAGCTGACGCGCGAGCTTGTGGCGCTCGCAGGCTGA